The following proteins are encoded in a genomic region of Dioscorea cayenensis subsp. rotundata cultivar TDr96_F1 chromosome 8, TDr96_F1_v2_PseudoChromosome.rev07_lg8_w22 25.fasta, whole genome shotgun sequence:
- the LOC120267624 gene encoding uncharacterized protein LOC120267624 translates to MVFAGIQSSSSPSGHQNLTVHILRGRWFMVFASFLILAASGATYIFSIYSPVLKTSLGYNQQTLNTLSFFKDLGANVGILSGLINEVTPAWVVLTMGAGMNLFGYLMIYLAITKRLSHVPVWQMCLYILIGANSQTFANTGALVTCVKNFPESRGIVLGLLKAFVGLSGAIITQLYPALYGNDAKALVLFIAWLPAAISIVSINTVRIMKVVRQANEAKVFYSFLYIILALAGYLMVIIIIEKTLPSSRVEYSLSAALVLLFLASPLYVVIREELILWKKKIQANKNQNQNPPPPLSITVEKPTDQKQETPQEKTVKEPSSPSSANSSKRFSLASLIKTFKAPERGEDYSILQALVSIDMIVLFFATICGVGGTLTAIDNMGQIGQSLGYPQRSISTFVSLISIWNCLGRLTSGFLSEILLAKFKFPRPLMLTGVLVLSCLGHLLIAFGVPNSLYFASVVIGFCFGAQWPLLFAIISEIFGLKYYSTLYNFGGVASPIGSYILNVKVTGLLYDREAEKMNLSTVTTSGAKDLTCIGVQCFRLSFLIITGATILGALVSLILVARTRKFYQGDIYKKFREAAEKELQVEMKPPSTTSIQSKESSEGHVTKE, encoded by the coding sequence ATGGTGTTCGCTGGaattcaatcatcatcatcaccttcCGGCCATCAAAACCTCACAGTCCACATACTCCGTGGCCGTTGGTTCATGGTCTTTGCATCCTTTCTAATCTTGGCTGCCTCAGGAGCCACCTACATCTTCAGCATCTACTCTCCTGTGCTCAAGACATCCCTCGGCTACAACCAACAAACTCTCAACACCCTTTCCTTCTTCAAAGACCTCGGTGCCAATGTTGGCATACTCTCCGGCTTAATCAATGAAGTCACTCCTGCTTGGGTTGTTCTCACCATGGGTGCCGGCATGAATCTCTTCGGCTACCTTATGATCTATCTTGCCATCACTAAGCGTCTTTCTCATGTGCCCGTTTGGCAAATGTGTTTGTACATTCTTATTGGAGCTAACTCTCAGACTTTTGCCAACACCGGAGCATTAGTCACTTGTGTCAAGAACTTTCCTGAGAGCCGTGGTATCGTCCTCGGTCTTCTTAAAGCCTTTGTCGGTCTTAGTGGTGCTATCATCACTCAGCTCTATCCTGCTCTCTATGGTAATGATGCTAAGGCTTTAGTTCTTTTTATTGCTTGGCTTCCAGCTGCCATCTCTATTGTCTCCATCAACACAGTGAGGATCATGAAGGTTGTTCGTCAAGCCAATGAGGCAAAGGTCTTTTACTCTTTCCTTTATATCATTTTAGCTCTCGCCGGGTACCTTATGGTCATAATAATTATTGAGAAAACTCTGCCGTCTTCAAGGGTGGAGTACAGTCTTAGTGCTGCTCTTGTCCTACTCTTTTTGGCCTCCCCTCTTTATGTTGTCATAAGAGAAGAGCTTATTCTCTGGAAAAAAAAGATTCAAGCCAACaagaatcaaaaccaaaaccctcctcctcctctttccATCACTGTTGAAAAACCAACTGACCAAAAGCAAGAAACACCACAAGAAAAAACAGTGAAGGaaccatcatcaccatcttctgcTAACTCCTCTAAAAGGTTTTCACTGGCATCACTCATTAAAACCTTCAAAGCTCCAGAGAGAGGAGAGGACTACTCAATCCTGCAAGCACTTGTGAGCATCGACATGATTGTTCTGTTCTTCGCAACAATTTGCGGCGTCGGTGGTACACTTACTGCCATCGACAACATGGGTCAGATAGGCCAATCATTAGGGTACCCCCAGCGCAGCATCAGTACATTTGTCTCCTTAATTAGCATCTGGAATTGCTTAGGTAGACTTACTTCTGGCTTCCTCTCCGAGATCCTTCTCGCCAAGTTCAAATTTCCCCGTCCACTGATGCTCACCGGAGTTCTTGTCTTATCATGTCTTGGTCATTTGCTCATTGCTTTCGGAGTTCCCAACTCACTCTACTTTGCATCTGTTGTCATTGGGTTTTGCTTTGGTGCTCAGTGGCCTCTTCTCTTCGCCATCATTTCTGAGATCTTTGGGCTTAAGTATTACTCAACACTCTATAATTTTGGTGGAGTAGCTAGTCCAATTGGCTCTTACATATTGAATGTGAAAGTCACTGGCCTATTGTATGATAGAGAGGCTGAGAAGATGAACCTCAGTACTGTTACTACTTCTGGTGCCAAGGATTTGACTTGTATTGGAGTGCAATGCTTCAGGCTTTCATTTCTTATAATCACTGGGGCTACAATTCTTGGAGCTCTTGTTTCTCTTATCTTGGTAGCTAGAACAAGGAAGTTTTACCAAGGAGATATATATAAGAAGTTCAGGGAAGCTGCTGAGAAGGAATTACAAGTTGAGATGAAGCCTCCTTCTACTACTTCTATACAAAGTAAGGAGAGTTCTGAAGGGCATGTAACAAAAGAGTGA